One window from the genome of Gopherus evgoodei ecotype Sinaloan lineage chromosome 2, rGopEvg1_v1.p, whole genome shotgun sequence encodes:
- the JCAD gene encoding junctional protein associated with coronary artery disease isoform X1 — MFSVEDLLISHGYKLSKNSSTSYENRNDGYQPEITENRTSRGTLNGFEIDSGACIYNKKPLAKGNLSSSEGSHWSQGRHAGPGYHPDLQGLSTSHTSEGRFYDRHLLAWSSGPKTDKDLAYWRRRGQDFSMFLGYTDKGDSEMKGLAPPHEVYRHAKESQLEVGAGTESVTRSGLQETWKVPGDYKWQSLRTESWKQPKKLGRQMSDGDREKLLQDLYSLSLGDNVLSSHNKGKSQSLPRVLSPETLKCVEIPSLVNNHHFLSGTKALSGPQNRLPLEFTKSRETGSHLLPLAKPKYGRPLKPPSYELHRQMRAPVETSGFQDHQQIDEPISYLAKGNEPKQDIYIPDSGLEPPVYIPPPSYKSPPQPSVNQHSLNEVPNYDLCFDNGQQHSVERTLSSHRPSANTLETGGEHCKDDHLLHGKRSHSRHTDDYLNSIQYIPFDDPRIRHIKIAHPESRQNNTKHTDNTCRTNPTALQERTIELQYNSAFLDPSNLLNTVKGERTPDSTTLYNRWLAASNGDQENWALPDQRDSGDTDNHSPENETNQEYTKGNFSVRNPHMDSTCETVTRVKKFEPGTGMQSKKSSKKKMNETIFCLVSIPVKSESNLPDTDRNNNLTQSPDKKNEFDNNGALQEQSLLSMSSTDLELQALTGSMTNKTELQKQELWKPEEFKQMNDLRFTQPRKHRELKYSGSWPGDQYKDQQTQTCFTEDPKNSQFFHGMKPGESNNKLMAPKFLTCAASLVGSEEAGLFPDDRKCRQNTYNMKGQMNLSPSSNSAFSRTATSVIQAHSPKASQSQAYGSYTAMPTQEKETGTIPRGDVVKGEASAPCKSKELFGQFLLKPVGRRPWDAISELESFNKELQEQEESTSSEDGAESEGTKQDCVPTKIGTSRTDESTQELGPCKQLKTVVPEVPIFKQGRVKSKSESWSTELKSDDPHICVGSHSSLNAKESSSLIKPADGSVITETRKQEAKNRTNKQGASSGPVNRVLSSSPSNANQSNPFNHADLKETKEDRNYIANILDFVKRNKSATPRSDKPLERGSIVRLSLTNRNQGHSEPDLRSVGLDIDPEPGANNSDFFSNANAMEIPQNESLQARAARILGIEVAVESLIPGDRTGLHQYTNLANRGQDPEFPVGRTVRDKVETKDSSYEGRRKCGWTESSLFVGEEDFPFWTGEYQSSDQEARSKTLVTERGFEQRAGLNRQDEDPDLPCKSVTHQLAERNVIIPSSEKKVRSTSKVIETLQGKLASPPSRTVMDRLVRMKEIDSVSRMRRLSIKSADSGEEVDEEKPSRVQEERGSYAPLSSNELSRKMVHTGAVSKRIISLDENGHVTTIGKKKADRDFCLGTSFLGGDNATSTEHRQEFCSFAAVTAFPTTG, encoded by the exons GTTTTATGACAGACATCTGTTAGCATGGTCTTCGGGGCCCAAGACTGATAAAGATCTGGCCTACTGGAGAAGAAGAGGACAAGACTTTAGCATGTTTCTGGGTTACACTGACAAAGGAGACTCTGAAATGAAAGGATTGGCACCACCCCATGAGGTGTACAGACATGCTAAAGAAAGTCAGCTGGAGGTTGGAGCAGGAACAGAGAGTGTGACAAGAAGTGGCTTGCAGGAGACCTGGAAAGTGCCTGGTGATTACAAATGGCAAAGTTTAAGAACAGAAAGCTGGAAACAACCTAAAAAATTAGGAAGACAAATGTCTGATGGTGATAGAGAGAAACTACTTCAAGATCTATACTCATTGAGCCTGGGAGACAATGTACTTAGCTCCCATAATAAAGGGAAATCACAATCATTGCCAAGAGTTCTTTCACCAGAGACCCTGAAGTGTGTGGAAATACCCTCCCTGGTGAATAATCATCACTTCCTAAGTGGAACTAAAGCACTCTCGGGTCCCCAAAACAGACTGCCTTTGGAATTTACAAAATCCAGGGAAACAGGAAGCCACCTTCTTCCTCTGGCCAAGCCCAAGTATGGCAGACCCCTTAAACCTCCATCCTATGAACTGCACCGACAGATGAGGGCACCTGTAGAAACCAGTGGCTTTCAGGACCACCAGCAAATAGATGAGCCCATTTCATATTTAGCCAAAGGTAATGAGCCGAagcaagatatttacattccAGACTCTGGTTTAGAGCCCCCTGTCTATATACCACCTCCATCTTACAAGTCCCCACCTCAGCCAAGTGTGAATCAGCATTCCCTCAATGAAGTGCCTAACTATGACTTGTGCTTTGACAACggtcagcagcattcagtagagaGGACCCTCAGCAGCCATCGACCCTCCGCTAACACATTGGAAACTGGAGGTGAACACTGCAAAGATGACCACCTTCTTCATGGAAAACGAAGCCATTCCAGGCACACTGATGACTACCTGAATTCCATTCAGTATATTCCTTTTGATGATCCTCGAATACGGCATATTAAAATAGCACATCCTGAGAGCCGCCAGAACAACACTAAACACACTGATAATACATGTAGGACCAATCCTACTGCTTTGCAGGAGAGAACTATCGAACTACAATACAATAGTGCCTTTTTGGATCCATCAAACTTACTAAATACTGTAAAGGGTGAGAGAACGCCTGACAGCACCACACTTTACAACAGGTGGTTGGCAGCATCTAACGGAGATCAGGAAAACTGGGCCCTGCCTGACCAAAGAGACAGTGGTGACACAGATAATCACTCCCCTGAAAATGAAACTAATCAGGAGTACACAAAGGGCAACTTTTCTGTAAGAAACCCACATATGGATAGCACCTGTGAGACTGTTACTAGAGTAAAAAAGTTTGAACCTGGAACTGGGATGCAGAGCAAAAAgagttcaaagaaaaaaatgaatgaaactaTATTTTGTTTGGTGTCCATCCCAGTTAAATCTGAATCAAATCTGCCAGATACTGATAGGAACAATAACTTAACACAGAGCCCTGATAAGAAGAATGAATTTGATAACAATGGAGCTTTGCAAGAACAAAGTCTTTTAAGTATGTCTTCCACTGACTTGGAGTTACAAGCTCTCACAGGAAGTATGACCAATAAAACTGAGTTACAAAAACAAGAGCTGTGGAAACCAGAGGAGTTCAAACAAATGAATGACCTCAGATTTACTCAGCCTAGAAAACACAGGGAACTCAAATACTCTGGCTCTTGGCCAGGCGATCAGTACAAAGACCAGCAAACACAGACCTGTTTCACTGAAGACCCTAAAAACTCACAATTTTTCCATGGTATGAAACCTGGTGAATCAAATAATAAACTGATGGCTCCAAAATTCTTAACCTGTGCAGCATCTTTGGTTGGGTCAGAAGAGGCAGGTTTATTCCCCGATGACAGAAAATGTAGGCAGAATACATACAATATGAAAGGTCAGATGAACCTCAGTCCATCCAGCAATAGTGCATTTTCAAGGACTGCCACCTCCGTAATTCAGGCACATTCACCAAAGGCTTCCCAGAGCCAGGCTTATGGGTCCTACACAGCCATGCCTACCCAGGAAAAGGAAACTGGCACAATTCCCAGGGGTGATGTGGTCAAGGGCGAAGCAAGTGCTCCCTGCAAGAGTAAAGAACTATTCGGTCAGTTTCTCTTGAAACCTGTCGGTCGCCGTCCCTGGGATGCAATAAGTGAGTTAGAAAGTTTTAACAAGGAGCTCCAAGAACAGGAAGAAAGCACTAGTAGTGAAGATGGTGCGGAGAGTGAGGGAACAAAGCAGGACTGTGTTCCTACAAAGATAGGGACCTCCAGGACTGATGAATCAACCCAGGAACTCGGACCTTGTAAGCAGCTAAAAACTGTGGTACCAGAAGTTCCTATATTTAAGCAAGGAAGAGTTAAAAGTAAGTCTGAAAGTTGGAGTACAGAGCTTAAGTCTGATGATCCACATATCTGTGTTGGATCACACAGCTCCTTGAATGCAAAAGAGAGCAGTAGTTTAATCAAGCCAGCAGATGGAAGTGTGATAACAGAAACAAGGAAGCAGGAAGCCAagaacagaacaaacaaacagggaGCAAGTTCAGGCCCAGTCAATAGAGTTTTGTCCAGTAGTCCAAGTAATGCAAATCAGAGTAATCCATTCAATCATGCGGACTTAAAGGAGACAAAAGAAGATAGAAATTACATAGCTAATATTTTAGATTTTGTAAAACGGAACAAAAGCGCAACTCCCAGGAGTGATAAACCTTTAGAGAGAGGATCTATAGTAAGATTGTCTTTAACTAATAGAAATCAAGGTCATTCTGAGCCAGATTTGAGGTCTGTGGGACTGGATATTGACCCTGAACCAGGTGCTAacaactctgattttttttctaatgcaAATGCGATGGAGATCCCCCAAAATGAGTCACTGCAGGCAAGAGCTGCAAGGATTCTGGGTATAGAGGTAGCAGTGGAGTCTCTAATTCCTGGGGACAGAACTGGCCTCCACCAATACACCAACCTTGCAAATAGAGGCCAGGATCCTGAATTTCCAGTAGGGAGAACAGTACGTGACAAAGTAGAAACAAAAGACAGCTCTTATGAGGGCAGACGAAAGTGTGGCTGGACAGAAAGTTCTCTCTTTGTTGGAGAGGAAGACTTCCCATTTTGGACTGGTGAATACCAAAGCTCTGACCAAGAAGCCAGATCTAAAACTCTGGTAACTGAACGAGGGTTTGAACAGCGTGCGGGTCTCAACAGGCAAGATGAGGATCCAGACCTGCCTTGCAAGTCTGTTACGCATCAACTTGCTGAAAGAAACGTGATCATTCCGAGCTCGGAAAAAAAAGTTAGAAGCACCTCAAAGGTGATTGAGACGTTACAAGGCAAACTTGCCTCTCCTCCTAGCCGAACAGTCATGGATCGTTTGGTGCGAATGAAAGAGATTGACTCAGTTTCCCGTATGCGGCGTCTGAGTATCAAGAGTGCAGATTCAGGGGAGGAAGTAGATGAGGAGAAACCATCAAGGGTACAAGAGGAGAGAGGAAGCTATGCGCCACTCAGCAGTAATGAACTCTCTCGCAAAATGGTGCACACAGGTGCTGTTTCCAAGCGCATTATCTCTCTTGACGAAAATGGACACGTAACTACGATAGGCAAGAAGAAGGCTGACCGAGATTTTTGTTTAG GTACATCCTTCCTTGGTGGGGACAATGCCACTTCAACAGAGCACAgacaggagttttgctcctttgcGGCTGTAACAGCATTTCCCACAACTGGATAA
- the JCAD gene encoding junctional protein associated with coronary artery disease isoform X2 yields the protein MFSVEDLLISHGYKLSKNSSTSYENRNDGYQPEITENRTSRGTLNGFEIDSGACIYNKKPLAKGNLSSSEGSHWSQGRHAGPGYHPDLQGLSTSHTSEGRFYDRHLLAWSSGPKTDKDLAYWRRRGQDFSMFLGYTDKGDSEMKGLAPPHEVYRHAKESQLEVGAGTESVTRSGLQETWKVPGDYKWQSLRTESWKQPKKLGRQMSDGDREKLLQDLYSLSLGDNVLSSHNKGKSQSLPRVLSPETLKCVEIPSLVNNHHFLSGTKALSGPQNRLPLEFTKSRETGSHLLPLAKPKYGRPLKPPSYELHRQMRAPVETSGFQDHQQIDEPISYLAKGNEPKQDIYIPDSGLEPPVYIPPPSYKSPPQPSVNQHSLNEVPNYDLCFDNGQQHSVERTLSSHRPSANTLETGGEHCKDDHLLHGKRSHSRHTDDYLNSIQYIPFDDPRIRHIKIAHPESRQNNTKHTDNTCRTNPTALQERTIELQYNSAFLDPSNLLNTVKGERTPDSTTLYNRWLAASNGDQENWALPDQRDSGDTDNHSPENETNQEYTKGNFSVRNPHMDSTCETVTRVKKFEPGTGMQSKKSSKKKMNETIFCLVSIPVKSESNLPDTDRNNNLTQSPDKKNEFDNNGALQEQSLLSMSSTDLELQALTGSMTNKTELQKQELWKPEEFKQMNDLRFTQPRKHRELKYSGSWPGDQYKDQQTQTCFTEDPKNSQFFHGMKPGESNNKLMAPKFLTCAASLVGSEEAGLFPDDRKCRQNTYNMKGQMNLSPSSNSAFSRTATSVIQAHSPKASQSQAYGSYTAMPTQEKETGTIPRGDVVKGEASAPCKSKELFGQFLLKPVGRRPWDAISELESFNKELQEQEESTSSEDGAESEGTKQDCVPTKIGTSRTDESTQELGPCKQLKTVVPEVPIFKQGRVKSKSESWSTELKSDDPHICVGSHSSLNAKESSSLIKPADGSVITETRKQEAKNRTNKQGASSGPVNRVLSSSPSNANQSNPFNHADLKETKEDRNYIANILDFVKRNKSATPRSDKPLERGSIVRLSLTNRNQGHSEPDLRSVGLDIDPEPGANNSDFFSNANAMEIPQNESLQARAARILGIEVAVESLIPGDRTGLHQYTNLANRGQDPEFPVGRTVRDKVETKDSSYEGRRKCGWTESSLFVGEEDFPFWTGEYQSSDQEARSKTLVTERGFEQRAGLNRQDEDPDLPCKSVTHQLAERNVIIPSSEKKVRSTSKVIETLQGKLASPPSRTVMDRLVRMKEIDSVSRMRRLSIKSADSGEEVDEEKPSRVQEERGSYAPLSSNELSRKMVHTGAVSKRIISLDENGHVTTIGKKKADRDFCLDMYDPSRVERV from the coding sequence GTTTTATGACAGACATCTGTTAGCATGGTCTTCGGGGCCCAAGACTGATAAAGATCTGGCCTACTGGAGAAGAAGAGGACAAGACTTTAGCATGTTTCTGGGTTACACTGACAAAGGAGACTCTGAAATGAAAGGATTGGCACCACCCCATGAGGTGTACAGACATGCTAAAGAAAGTCAGCTGGAGGTTGGAGCAGGAACAGAGAGTGTGACAAGAAGTGGCTTGCAGGAGACCTGGAAAGTGCCTGGTGATTACAAATGGCAAAGTTTAAGAACAGAAAGCTGGAAACAACCTAAAAAATTAGGAAGACAAATGTCTGATGGTGATAGAGAGAAACTACTTCAAGATCTATACTCATTGAGCCTGGGAGACAATGTACTTAGCTCCCATAATAAAGGGAAATCACAATCATTGCCAAGAGTTCTTTCACCAGAGACCCTGAAGTGTGTGGAAATACCCTCCCTGGTGAATAATCATCACTTCCTAAGTGGAACTAAAGCACTCTCGGGTCCCCAAAACAGACTGCCTTTGGAATTTACAAAATCCAGGGAAACAGGAAGCCACCTTCTTCCTCTGGCCAAGCCCAAGTATGGCAGACCCCTTAAACCTCCATCCTATGAACTGCACCGACAGATGAGGGCACCTGTAGAAACCAGTGGCTTTCAGGACCACCAGCAAATAGATGAGCCCATTTCATATTTAGCCAAAGGTAATGAGCCGAagcaagatatttacattccAGACTCTGGTTTAGAGCCCCCTGTCTATATACCACCTCCATCTTACAAGTCCCCACCTCAGCCAAGTGTGAATCAGCATTCCCTCAATGAAGTGCCTAACTATGACTTGTGCTTTGACAACggtcagcagcattcagtagagaGGACCCTCAGCAGCCATCGACCCTCCGCTAACACATTGGAAACTGGAGGTGAACACTGCAAAGATGACCACCTTCTTCATGGAAAACGAAGCCATTCCAGGCACACTGATGACTACCTGAATTCCATTCAGTATATTCCTTTTGATGATCCTCGAATACGGCATATTAAAATAGCACATCCTGAGAGCCGCCAGAACAACACTAAACACACTGATAATACATGTAGGACCAATCCTACTGCTTTGCAGGAGAGAACTATCGAACTACAATACAATAGTGCCTTTTTGGATCCATCAAACTTACTAAATACTGTAAAGGGTGAGAGAACGCCTGACAGCACCACACTTTACAACAGGTGGTTGGCAGCATCTAACGGAGATCAGGAAAACTGGGCCCTGCCTGACCAAAGAGACAGTGGTGACACAGATAATCACTCCCCTGAAAATGAAACTAATCAGGAGTACACAAAGGGCAACTTTTCTGTAAGAAACCCACATATGGATAGCACCTGTGAGACTGTTACTAGAGTAAAAAAGTTTGAACCTGGAACTGGGATGCAGAGCAAAAAgagttcaaagaaaaaaatgaatgaaactaTATTTTGTTTGGTGTCCATCCCAGTTAAATCTGAATCAAATCTGCCAGATACTGATAGGAACAATAACTTAACACAGAGCCCTGATAAGAAGAATGAATTTGATAACAATGGAGCTTTGCAAGAACAAAGTCTTTTAAGTATGTCTTCCACTGACTTGGAGTTACAAGCTCTCACAGGAAGTATGACCAATAAAACTGAGTTACAAAAACAAGAGCTGTGGAAACCAGAGGAGTTCAAACAAATGAATGACCTCAGATTTACTCAGCCTAGAAAACACAGGGAACTCAAATACTCTGGCTCTTGGCCAGGCGATCAGTACAAAGACCAGCAAACACAGACCTGTTTCACTGAAGACCCTAAAAACTCACAATTTTTCCATGGTATGAAACCTGGTGAATCAAATAATAAACTGATGGCTCCAAAATTCTTAACCTGTGCAGCATCTTTGGTTGGGTCAGAAGAGGCAGGTTTATTCCCCGATGACAGAAAATGTAGGCAGAATACATACAATATGAAAGGTCAGATGAACCTCAGTCCATCCAGCAATAGTGCATTTTCAAGGACTGCCACCTCCGTAATTCAGGCACATTCACCAAAGGCTTCCCAGAGCCAGGCTTATGGGTCCTACACAGCCATGCCTACCCAGGAAAAGGAAACTGGCACAATTCCCAGGGGTGATGTGGTCAAGGGCGAAGCAAGTGCTCCCTGCAAGAGTAAAGAACTATTCGGTCAGTTTCTCTTGAAACCTGTCGGTCGCCGTCCCTGGGATGCAATAAGTGAGTTAGAAAGTTTTAACAAGGAGCTCCAAGAACAGGAAGAAAGCACTAGTAGTGAAGATGGTGCGGAGAGTGAGGGAACAAAGCAGGACTGTGTTCCTACAAAGATAGGGACCTCCAGGACTGATGAATCAACCCAGGAACTCGGACCTTGTAAGCAGCTAAAAACTGTGGTACCAGAAGTTCCTATATTTAAGCAAGGAAGAGTTAAAAGTAAGTCTGAAAGTTGGAGTACAGAGCTTAAGTCTGATGATCCACATATCTGTGTTGGATCACACAGCTCCTTGAATGCAAAAGAGAGCAGTAGTTTAATCAAGCCAGCAGATGGAAGTGTGATAACAGAAACAAGGAAGCAGGAAGCCAagaacagaacaaacaaacagggaGCAAGTTCAGGCCCAGTCAATAGAGTTTTGTCCAGTAGTCCAAGTAATGCAAATCAGAGTAATCCATTCAATCATGCGGACTTAAAGGAGACAAAAGAAGATAGAAATTACATAGCTAATATTTTAGATTTTGTAAAACGGAACAAAAGCGCAACTCCCAGGAGTGATAAACCTTTAGAGAGAGGATCTATAGTAAGATTGTCTTTAACTAATAGAAATCAAGGTCATTCTGAGCCAGATTTGAGGTCTGTGGGACTGGATATTGACCCTGAACCAGGTGCTAacaactctgattttttttctaatgcaAATGCGATGGAGATCCCCCAAAATGAGTCACTGCAGGCAAGAGCTGCAAGGATTCTGGGTATAGAGGTAGCAGTGGAGTCTCTAATTCCTGGGGACAGAACTGGCCTCCACCAATACACCAACCTTGCAAATAGAGGCCAGGATCCTGAATTTCCAGTAGGGAGAACAGTACGTGACAAAGTAGAAACAAAAGACAGCTCTTATGAGGGCAGACGAAAGTGTGGCTGGACAGAAAGTTCTCTCTTTGTTGGAGAGGAAGACTTCCCATTTTGGACTGGTGAATACCAAAGCTCTGACCAAGAAGCCAGATCTAAAACTCTGGTAACTGAACGAGGGTTTGAACAGCGTGCGGGTCTCAACAGGCAAGATGAGGATCCAGACCTGCCTTGCAAGTCTGTTACGCATCAACTTGCTGAAAGAAACGTGATCATTCCGAGCTCGGAAAAAAAAGTTAGAAGCACCTCAAAGGTGATTGAGACGTTACAAGGCAAACTTGCCTCTCCTCCTAGCCGAACAGTCATGGATCGTTTGGTGCGAATGAAAGAGATTGACTCAGTTTCCCGTATGCGGCGTCTGAGTATCAAGAGTGCAGATTCAGGGGAGGAAGTAGATGAGGAGAAACCATCAAGGGTACAAGAGGAGAGAGGAAGCTATGCGCCACTCAGCAGTAATGAACTCTCTCGCAAAATGGTGCACACAGGTGCTGTTTCCAAGCGCATTATCTCTCTTGACGAAAATGGACACGTAACTACGATAGGCAAGAAGAAGGCTGACCGAGATTTTTGTTTAG